From Streptomyces sp. NBC_00370, a single genomic window includes:
- a CDS encoding class I SAM-dependent DNA methyltransferase, which yields MTDARHLLTTRDSYDAAAGRYATLFRDALAGATLDRAMLGAFAEFVLAGGGGPVADLGCGPGRLSGYLRDLGLDVFGIDLSPAMVALAREAHPGLRFDEGTMTALDLQDGALGGIVAWYSVIHTPPGELSLIFAEFGRVLAPGGHLLLGFFHADDETSEQPQEFDHAVATGYRWSAGRLAELLGPHGLVEVFRLVRAPGEGERFLQGCLLVRKP from the coding sequence ATGACCGACGCCCGCCATCTGCTCACCACCCGCGACTCCTACGACGCCGCCGCCGGCCGCTACGCCACGCTCTTCCGCGACGCCCTGGCCGGCGCGACGCTGGACCGGGCCATGCTCGGCGCCTTCGCCGAGTTCGTGCTGGCCGGAGGCGGCGGGCCCGTCGCCGATCTGGGGTGCGGACCTGGGCGGCTGAGCGGGTATCTGCGGGATCTCGGGCTCGATGTGTTCGGGATCGACCTGTCGCCCGCCATGGTCGCGCTGGCCCGGGAGGCGCATCCCGGGCTGCGGTTCGACGAGGGGACCATGACCGCGCTGGATCTCCAGGACGGCGCGCTCGGCGGCATCGTCGCCTGGTACTCGGTCATTCACACCCCGCCCGGGGAACTGTCCCTGATCTTCGCCGAGTTCGGGCGGGTGCTGGCCCCGGGCGGCCATCTGCTGCTCGGCTTCTTCCACGCCGACGACGAAACGTCCGAGCAGCCGCAGGAGTTCGACCACGCGGTCGCCACCGGCTACCGCTGGTCGGCCGGGCGGCTGGCCGAACTGCTCGGCCCGCACGGTCTGGTGGAGGTGTTCCGGCTGGTGCGGGCGCCCGGGGAGGGCGAGCGGTTCCTGCAAGGGTGCCTGCTGGTGCGAAAGCCGTAG
- a CDS encoding GNAT family N-acetyltransferase, whose product MLMGDKVGLRARHDDDIPVLETQLYDDVVNAARAEGRPWRPVTPGSKASPAVVDDEDQGNVPFSIVALDGGALLGAASLWGIDNHNRYAHVGLGLLPSARGKGYGTDAVGVLCQYGFVVRGMQRLQIETLSDNTAMLRSAERNGFVREGVLRSSAWVMGEFLDEVLLGLLVKEWKPAA is encoded by the coding sequence ATGCTAATGGGCGACAAGGTCGGGCTCCGGGCCCGGCACGACGACGACATCCCGGTCCTTGAGACCCAGCTCTACGACGACGTGGTCAACGCCGCGCGGGCCGAGGGGCGGCCGTGGCGGCCGGTCACGCCCGGGTCGAAGGCGTCGCCCGCGGTGGTGGACGACGAGGACCAGGGGAACGTCCCCTTCTCCATCGTGGCGCTGGACGGGGGCGCGCTGCTCGGCGCCGCGTCGCTGTGGGGCATCGACAACCACAACCGGTACGCGCACGTCGGGCTCGGACTGCTGCCGTCCGCCCGCGGCAAGGGCTACGGCACCGACGCGGTCGGGGTGCTGTGCCAGTACGGGTTCGTCGTCCGCGGCATGCAGCGGCTGCAGATCGAGACCCTGTCGGACAACACCGCGATGCTCCGCTCCGCCGAGCGCAACGGATTCGTCCGTGAGGGCGTGCTGCGCTCCTCGGCCTGGGTGATGGGCGAGTTCCTGGACGAGGTGCTGCTCGGTCTTCTCGTCAAGGAATGGAAGCCTGCGGCATGA
- a CDS encoding acyltransferase family protein, producing the protein MEGISPAHSGRAAEGSVLAPPRPVATAPPPVAGGRGYPSALRGRGRVGGVDGLRTLAVLLVIVYHQEPELLPGGALGVDVFFTISGFVITRLLVAEFARTGDIAMRPFYWRRWIRLVPALLTLCVVCAVLAFTGLPGFDGAWASIALSATFLVNIVRAVQPGLYSDSTSLLAHNWSLGVEEQFYLLWPPLLRVLLGKVRPRTVLLWTLTLCLLPVVWRWELWSPTAAHRIYNGTDTRADQLLAGALLAVVVARLHAEDRRLVALRKWSARLAWPALAVLGLIVWQIPMTSANGWTQAWYTVGFLVTAVLSATVVASLELQPRSWLSRGLSLAPVAWVGRNLSYGLYLWHYPLGRLLHDLGVRDTWLLYATLAASFAAATASHYLVERPLTRRHSRRAKAAVVRPVPATAQ; encoded by the coding sequence GTGGAAGGTATCTCTCCAGCACACTCCGGAAGAGCCGCCGAAGGCTCCGTACTCGCCCCGCCGCGGCCGGTGGCCACCGCGCCGCCGCCCGTCGCCGGGGGCCGGGGCTATCCCTCCGCGCTGCGGGGGCGCGGGCGGGTCGGCGGGGTCGACGGGTTGCGGACGCTGGCCGTTCTGCTGGTCATCGTCTACCACCAGGAGCCGGAGCTGCTGCCCGGCGGCGCCCTCGGGGTCGATGTCTTCTTCACGATCAGCGGATTCGTCATCACCCGGCTCCTCGTCGCCGAGTTCGCACGTACGGGCGACATCGCCATGCGGCCGTTCTACTGGCGGCGCTGGATCCGGCTCGTCCCCGCGCTGCTGACGCTCTGCGTGGTGTGCGCGGTGCTCGCCTTCACCGGGCTGCCCGGTTTCGACGGCGCGTGGGCGTCGATCGCCCTGTCGGCGACCTTCCTCGTCAACATCGTCCGGGCGGTGCAGCCCGGGCTCTACTCCGACAGCACCTCGCTGCTCGCGCACAACTGGTCGCTCGGGGTCGAGGAGCAGTTCTACCTGCTGTGGCCGCCGCTGCTGCGGGTGCTGCTCGGCAAGGTCAGACCCCGTACCGTGCTGCTCTGGACGCTGACCCTGTGTCTGCTGCCCGTGGTGTGGCGGTGGGAGCTGTGGAGTCCGACGGCGGCGCACCGCATCTACAACGGCACCGACACCCGCGCCGACCAACTGCTGGCCGGCGCGCTGCTGGCTGTGGTGGTGGCCCGGCTGCACGCCGAGGACCGGCGCCTCGTCGCGCTGCGGAAGTGGTCCGCGCGGCTGGCCTGGCCGGCGCTGGCGGTGCTGGGCCTGATCGTCTGGCAGATCCCGATGACCAGCGCGAACGGCTGGACGCAGGCCTGGTACACGGTCGGTTTCCTGGTGACGGCGGTCCTGTCGGCGACGGTGGTCGCCTCGCTGGAACTCCAGCCGCGCTCCTGGCTGTCCCGAGGCCTCTCCCTCGCGCCCGTCGCCTGGGTCGGCCGCAATCTCAGCTACGGGCTCTACCTCTGGCACTACCCGCTCGGCCGGCTCCTGCACGACCTCGGCGTCCGCGACACCTGGCTGCTGTACGCCACCCTGGCCGCGAGCTTCGCCGCGGCGACGGCCTCCCACTACCTCGTCGAGCGTCCGCTGACCCGGCGGCACAGCAGGCGCGCGAAGGCCGCGGTCGTCCGTCCGGTACCGGCGACAGCCCAGTAG
- a CDS encoding helix-turn-helix domain-containing protein yields MSEARSAPTIGQLVLSRQLRALRDKAGLTREQAAKLLHVTAATVRRMEMAEVALKIPYLQILLPAYGVPDADVSAFLQMTDEANKPGWWQRFHDVLPDWFSGYVSLEEAAKTIRCYEPHFVPGLLQTEAYARAILTSGEVGRANPGRIDRTVALRLERQALLTREENPPTFWVVMDETVLRRPVGSSPDIMRAQVERLLEATELPNVTLQIAELAAGHHPGTYSPFVLFRFDVPEVPDMVYIEYLTGALYLDEVNEVSEHKEAMDRMVALAESASNTKKILMAARRDLHRY; encoded by the coding sequence GTGAGCGAAGCCAGATCGGCCCCGACAATAGGTCAACTCGTACTCAGCAGGCAGCTTCGCGCCCTGCGGGACAAGGCGGGTCTCACCCGTGAGCAGGCCGCGAAACTGCTGCATGTGACGGCCGCGACGGTCCGGCGCATGGAGATGGCCGAGGTCGCGCTGAAGATTCCGTACCTGCAGATCCTGCTGCCCGCCTACGGGGTTCCGGACGCGGACGTCAGCGCGTTTCTGCAGATGACGGACGAGGCGAACAAGCCAGGCTGGTGGCAGCGCTTCCACGACGTACTGCCGGACTGGTTCAGCGGTTACGTCAGCCTCGAAGAGGCGGCGAAGACGATCCGCTGCTACGAGCCGCACTTCGTGCCCGGCCTGCTGCAGACCGAGGCGTACGCCCGCGCGATCCTCACCAGCGGTGAGGTGGGGCGGGCCAATCCGGGACGTATCGACCGTACGGTCGCGCTGCGGCTGGAGCGCCAGGCGCTGCTGACGCGCGAGGAGAACCCGCCGACGTTCTGGGTGGTGATGGACGAGACGGTGCTGCGCAGACCTGTCGGCTCGTCACCCGACATCATGCGCGCGCAGGTGGAGCGGCTGCTGGAGGCGACGGAGCTGCCGAACGTGACGCTCCAGATCGCCGAGCTGGCCGCGGGCCACCATCCGGGTACGTACAGCCCGTTCGTCCTGTTCCGCTTCGACGTTCCCGAAGTCCCCGACATGGTGTACATCGAGTATCTGACCGGTGCGCTCTACCTCGACGAGGTGAACGAGGTCAGCGAGCACAAGGAGGCCATGGACCGCATGGTCGCGCTGGCCGAGTCGGCGTCCAACACGAAGAAGATCCTCATGGCGGCCCGCCGCGACCTGCACCGGTACTGA
- a CDS encoding glycosyltransferase family 2 protein — translation MTRPRVGVAVLTMGTRPVELRALLDSVAKQRESAHRIVVVGNGAPLPELPEGVIGVELPSNLGVTGGRNVAMRTLQEAGDIDILVDLDDDGLLIEADVITRVADLYEADPKLGIVSFRIADETGFTQRRHVPRLRADDPMRGGEVTTFLGGGHALSMPMLEQTGGWPEEFFLTHEETDLAWRALDAGWTIRYVPELVLQHPRTSPARHAEFYRMTARNRVWLARRHLPALLVPLYLGTWILLTVARTRSLSGLRAWFGGFFEGVRTACGARRPMHWRTVRRMTALGRPPVI, via the coding sequence GTGACGCGACCGCGTGTGGGTGTGGCGGTACTGACCATGGGGACCCGGCCCGTCGAGCTGAGGGCACTGCTGGACTCCGTGGCCAAGCAGCGTGAGTCCGCGCACCGGATCGTGGTCGTCGGCAACGGCGCCCCGCTGCCCGAGCTGCCCGAGGGCGTCATCGGTGTGGAACTCCCGTCGAACCTCGGCGTCACCGGCGGGCGCAACGTGGCCATGCGCACGCTCCAGGAGGCCGGTGACATCGACATCCTGGTCGACCTCGACGACGACGGCCTGCTCATCGAGGCCGACGTGATCACCCGGGTCGCCGATCTGTACGAGGCGGACCCGAAGCTCGGCATCGTCAGCTTCCGCATCGCGGACGAGACCGGATTCACCCAGCGGCGGCACGTCCCCCGGCTGCGCGCCGACGACCCGATGCGCGGCGGCGAGGTGACCACCTTCCTCGGCGGCGGGCACGCCCTGTCCATGCCGATGCTGGAGCAGACCGGCGGCTGGCCCGAGGAGTTCTTCCTCACCCACGAGGAGACGGACCTCGCCTGGCGCGCGCTCGACGCCGGCTGGACGATCCGGTACGTGCCCGAGCTGGTGCTCCAGCACCCGCGTACGTCCCCCGCGCGGCATGCCGAGTTCTACCGGATGACCGCCCGCAACCGCGTATGGCTGGCGCGGCGCCATCTGCCCGCCCTGCTCGTGCCGCTCTACCTCGGTACGTGGATCCTGCTGACGGTGGCCCGCACGCGCTCGCTCAGCGGGCTGCGCGCCTGGTTCGGCGGCTTCTTCGAAGGCGTACGGACGGCGTGCGGCGCGCGCCGGCCGATGCACTGGCGCACGGTCCGGCGGATGACGGCCCTGGGCCGACCCCCCGTCATCTGA